In one window of Euwallacea similis isolate ESF13 chromosome 4, ESF131.1, whole genome shotgun sequence DNA:
- the LOC136408199 gene encoding myrosinase 1-like isoform X1 produces the protein MRLLALILNLILTISAKTIKDYEENVTNKYFPETFKFGVATSAYQIEGGWDEDGKGESIWDRYLHENSSRSVNGDNGDVACDSYHKWREDVQIMAEMGVSVYRLSMAWPRILPDGTTNKINQPGVDYYLNIFKELKVHNIEPMVTLFHSDLPVHLDDLGGWLNPQIADYFAEYARVAYSLFGDYVKLWVTLNEPKSTCLIGYGDGNSPPALVLPGDGVYQCAKTQILAHAKAWRIYDEEFRAVQGGKVSLVLDSSWSEPASDFNLDESAAEKELDFELGWFASPIYLGEWPSIMIKEVGNRSQLEGLGFSRLPALTPAETLLINGSFDFFALNIYTAQVVGYTPDAPIGTPSYYNDKGNNVTIDPLWPKSSMGWLYYAPFGIRKMVNHINEKYNPGEIFITENGWPDNTGILEDKDRIRYYKNYLSNILDAILEDGVNVVGYTAWSFMDNLEWASGFSQKMGLIHVDFESPNKTRSWKESGRYYQKVVQTRCLVDLCVD, from the exons ATGAGGCTCTTAGCATTAATTCTCAATTTAATCCTAACTATTAG TGCCAAAACCATCAAAGATTATGAGGAAAATGtgactaataaatattttccggAAACCTTTAAATTCGGAGTAGCCACATCGGCCTATCAAATCGAGGGGGGATGGGATGAGGACGGCAAAGGCGAGAGCATTTGGGATAGATATTTGCATGAGAATTCTA GTAGGAGTGTGAACGGTGACAATGGAGATGTGGCTTGCGATTCCTATCACAAATGGAGGGAAGATGTTCAGATTATGGCGGAAATGGGGGTGAGCGTCTACAG ATTGTCCATGGCATGGCCGCGTATCCTTCCCGATGGTACCACCAATAAAATCAATCAACCAGGTGTGGATTATTATCTAAACATCTTcaag GAGCTGAAGGTTCATAACATTGAACCAATGGTCACATTATTTCATAGCGACCTACCAGTGCATTTAGATGATTTGGGGGGATGGCTAAATCCTCAAATAGCGGATTATTTTGCTGAATATGCTCGAGTGGCTTATTCTCTCTTTGGGGATTATGTTAAACTCTGGGTGACACTTAACGAACCAAAATCTACCTGTCTAATTGGGTATGGAGACGGCAACAGTCCGCCAGCTCTGGTACTCCCAGGAGATGGAGTGTATCAATGCGCAAAGACGCAAATATTGGCTCATGCCAAAGCATGGCGCATTTATGATGAAGAGTTTAGGGCTGTGCAGGGGGGGAAAGTCAGTTTGGTGCTTGATTCTTCGTGGAGCGAACCTGCTAGTGACTTCAATCTCGATGAGAGTGCTGCAGAGAAGGAACTTGATTTTGAA CTTGGTTGGTTTGCTAGCCCCATATATCTAGGAGAATGGCCTTCGATTATGATAAAGGAAGTAGGCAATCGCAGTCAACTGGAGGGTTTGGGTTTCTCAAGGCTGCCTGCGTTAACTCCTGCGGAGACCCTTCTTATTAATGGAAGCTTTGATTTCTTTGCTTTAAACAT ATACACAGCTCAAGTGGTGGGTTACACTCCAGACGCCCCGATTGGAACTCCTAGCTATTACAATGATAAGGGCAACAATGTCACAAT AGATCCTTTATGGCCCAAATCTTCTATGGGCTGGCTTTACTATGCTCCTTTTGGCATTCGCAAAATGGTCAACCACATCAACGAAAAATACAACCCTGGAGAGATTTTTATAACCGAAAATGGGTGGCCTGATAACACTGGAATTTTAGAGGATAAAGACCGCATTAGATATTATAAG AACTATTTAAGTAATATTCTGGATGCCATTTTGGAAGACGGAGTCAATGTTGTAGGGTACACCGCCTGGAGTTTCATGGACAATTTAGAATGGGCCTCAGGTTTCTC GCAGAAAATGGGGCTGATTCACGTAGACTTCGAAAGCCCCAATAAAACTAGGAGTTGGAAGGAGTCGGGCCGTTATTACCAGAAGGTGGTGCAAACTCGGTGTCTGGTAGATTTGTGCGTTGATTGA
- the LOC136408199 gene encoding myrosinase 1-like isoform X2, translating into MRLLALILNLILTISAKTIKDYEENVTNKYFPETFKFGVATSAYQIEGGWDEDGKGESIWDRYLHENSSRSVNGDNGDVACDSYHKWREDVQIMAEMGVSVYRLSMAWPRILPDGTTNKINQPGVDYYLNIFKELKVHNIEPMVTLFHSDLPVHLDDLGGWLNPQIADYFAEYARVAYSLFGDYVKLWVTLNEPKSTCLIGYGDGNSPPALVLPGDGVYQCAKTQILAHAKAWRIYDEEFRAVQGGKVSLVLDSSWSEPASDFNLDESAAEKELDFELGWFASPIYLGEWPSIMIKEVGNRSQLEGLGFSRLPALTPAETLLINGSFDFFALNIDPLWPKSSMGWLYYAPFGIRKMVNHINEKYNPGEIFITENGWPDNTGILEDKDRIRYYKNYLSNILDAILEDGVNVVGYTAWSFMDNLEWASGFSQKMGLIHVDFESPNKTRSWKESGRYYQKVVQTRCLVDLCVD; encoded by the exons ATGAGGCTCTTAGCATTAATTCTCAATTTAATCCTAACTATTAG TGCCAAAACCATCAAAGATTATGAGGAAAATGtgactaataaatattttccggAAACCTTTAAATTCGGAGTAGCCACATCGGCCTATCAAATCGAGGGGGGATGGGATGAGGACGGCAAAGGCGAGAGCATTTGGGATAGATATTTGCATGAGAATTCTA GTAGGAGTGTGAACGGTGACAATGGAGATGTGGCTTGCGATTCCTATCACAAATGGAGGGAAGATGTTCAGATTATGGCGGAAATGGGGGTGAGCGTCTACAG ATTGTCCATGGCATGGCCGCGTATCCTTCCCGATGGTACCACCAATAAAATCAATCAACCAGGTGTGGATTATTATCTAAACATCTTcaag GAGCTGAAGGTTCATAACATTGAACCAATGGTCACATTATTTCATAGCGACCTACCAGTGCATTTAGATGATTTGGGGGGATGGCTAAATCCTCAAATAGCGGATTATTTTGCTGAATATGCTCGAGTGGCTTATTCTCTCTTTGGGGATTATGTTAAACTCTGGGTGACACTTAACGAACCAAAATCTACCTGTCTAATTGGGTATGGAGACGGCAACAGTCCGCCAGCTCTGGTACTCCCAGGAGATGGAGTGTATCAATGCGCAAAGACGCAAATATTGGCTCATGCCAAAGCATGGCGCATTTATGATGAAGAGTTTAGGGCTGTGCAGGGGGGGAAAGTCAGTTTGGTGCTTGATTCTTCGTGGAGCGAACCTGCTAGTGACTTCAATCTCGATGAGAGTGCTGCAGAGAAGGAACTTGATTTTGAA CTTGGTTGGTTTGCTAGCCCCATATATCTAGGAGAATGGCCTTCGATTATGATAAAGGAAGTAGGCAATCGCAGTCAACTGGAGGGTTTGGGTTTCTCAAGGCTGCCTGCGTTAACTCCTGCGGAGACCCTTCTTATTAATGGAAGCTTTGATTTCTTTGCTTTAAACAT AGATCCTTTATGGCCCAAATCTTCTATGGGCTGGCTTTACTATGCTCCTTTTGGCATTCGCAAAATGGTCAACCACATCAACGAAAAATACAACCCTGGAGAGATTTTTATAACCGAAAATGGGTGGCCTGATAACACTGGAATTTTAGAGGATAAAGACCGCATTAGATATTATAAG AACTATTTAAGTAATATTCTGGATGCCATTTTGGAAGACGGAGTCAATGTTGTAGGGTACACCGCCTGGAGTTTCATGGACAATTTAGAATGGGCCTCAGGTTTCTC GCAGAAAATGGGGCTGATTCACGTAGACTTCGAAAGCCCCAATAAAACTAGGAGTTGGAAGGAGTCGGGCCGTTATTACCAGAAGGTGGTGCAAACTCGGTGTCTGGTAGATTTGTGCGTTGATTGA